The Eubalaena glacialis isolate mEubGla1 chromosome 3, mEubGla1.1.hap2.+ XY, whole genome shotgun sequence nucleotide sequence CTCCTGGCAACATCGGCAGGGAACGGCTGGGCTGTTGGAATTGGCGTCCACCAAGGTCCCGCTGCAGGGGCCCTGGCTCTCCTTGCccccagtgtcccctgggggaggggatgtgCTCAAGGGCCCCTCCCGAAGCTCCGGACGGCGGGACAAGTGCAGGCCCAGAGAGACATGCTGGAGGTGGATGTGGTTGAGGTTGCAGAGTAAAGCCCTCTGAGGGGACAGCATGGTGCCAGAGGCGACGGGGTGGCCTCTAGAGAATGAGGAGGAGCAGGCCTCTCACATCCACCTACCTGGCAACCGCAGCTGCAGCCCTAGAAGACAGGGATGGTGAAACCCAGCCAGTGAGGGAGCGGGCCGCGGGAAGGACACGGCGGTGACTGACGGCTGGGGCAGGCCTGGAAAGGCGCCTTGGACAATATTTAAATGAGATGCAAATAGACATCGACTGGCCATTAGTTTCCGCTGCAGTGTTTGCAGGTGGAGTCGAATGTAACCCCCGGGAATGGGGCGGGGAGGGTCAGAGCATGCGGCTGCGCTCTCGATCTCCTTGGAGGTGCGGGGGCTTGTAAAAGAATGGGGCCCAGAATGGACTCCGGGTCCTCTCTGCTGCAATCtggccctgctccccagcctgcCCCTCACTCCCAAGGGAAGGGGTCAAGGGACGCCCCGCCCAGATGCTCTGAAATTGGGTGGTGGGGAGGCTCGTCTGGCTGGTTGAAGCAGGAAAGGGGCGGGCGTGGGGGAAAGGACGGAGCAGCCGTCATCATGTCAACTCCGCCTGGCAGGCCAGCCGGCACAGACCCCGAGCTCCGGCCTCCAGCCACGGTGCACGTTCACCCTGCTCCGAAAACCAGCGCGTCTATCCATTCTCTCCGCACTTGTCTCCATCATCCAGCTACCACCCCACCCCTTCTCTATTCATTTTTTACCGCTAACCTCTCTTGCCCCACCCCGCGTGCCCAATCCGTCCATCCACACCCACAGGACGAGCCATCCTCACCAGGGTCCTCCTGCAACCGCTCCAGCGTCTGCTCCTTCGCAGCTCGGGTCCCCGCCCGGCCCGCACAgactggaggggaggggggctgggacAACCCGCTGCCAGCGCTGCGCAGCCGCGCCCCTTCACGCATGGGCGTGGCGTGGCTCAGACCCAGCCCCCAGCGCTTGACGTCTTGCCTGTGTCACCCACCCAGGCCCGGCTCAATGGCTTTTGATGCGTCCTAAGCTTTCAGTCCCAAGAGGGTCCTGAAGCCAAGGCCCGAGGTCCTCGCTTCCATGCAACTGCCCCCGACCCTGACCATTCTGGACAGAGCTGCGCCCCTGGCTGGCACAAGCAGGAACAGAAGAACCACAGGTTAGACAACAATTTATTGAGAGCCTCCCCTCTCCACCTTCACAGTCTCTAAGTCACTTTTTCCGCTTGTAGATCTTGTTTGCTAGCCCCAGGAAgatggctgggggcaggggagcagcATACTGCTCAATGAGACCCATAATGCGGCTGTAACTGTGCTCCTCGtactgcgtgaacacagcccgaAGATTCATCTCCTCGTATAGCGCCTTTACCCGGGCCACCTTCTCGGCCTCCTTCTGCCCATAGTTCTCCTGAAGGATTGGAGGCAGGAAAATGGGCTTATTAATCTCTCCCCAGCACCTCCAGGTCCACTCTCCTCCCCCCATCCAGATATTCCAGAACATCTCCAATGCCATTCACTCCATTCCTGCCTCCAGTTTCAAGTGTCTCTTAGTATCTAAGATCTtgaacctccccctccccttcccaaatGCTCAGACAGTGgctcaggcctcagtttcctctagcccagggtttctcaaccccTGGCACATTTGAAATTTTGGACTGGATAATACTTTGTGTGGAAAGCTACTGTATGCGTTGTAAGATGTCTGGCAGCATCTCTGCCCTCTACGCACTAGAGATACCTGtggtacatgcacacacaccaagTTATGACAACAAAAAAGTCTCCCGACACTGCCAAACGTCCTCggggggggcaaaatcacccccactGAAGAACCACTGCTCTATCCCCTTTTTCAGCAGCTCAGGGATCCACAGCCCTCTCTCAGGCACCTGCAGGATCTGGCGCTGTTCCGGAGAGGCCCGTTGCAGACACTGAACCACCAGCCAGCTGCACTTGTTGTCCTGGATGTCAGTGCCGATCTTGCCCGTCACACTGGGATCCCCAAAGAGATCAAGGTAATCATCCTGGGTGGGGGCGGGTGCAGAAAAGGAGGAATGAAGAGGCACcaaggcagggaaggaggaaagtaGGAGCCTTTTCTCTGCCAGTGCCTCATGCCTTCCTACCTGAATCTGAAAGAACTCTCCCATCTCCAGCAGGATTTTCTTGGCATTGGCATGCTCCTTCTCCCCATCAATGCCCGCCTACAGTGAAAAGGGGATTAACAAGCCATACACCAGAGGTGCCTTCATCTTCCTGGCCGCTTCATTCCACGAGGTCTTGCCCCAGTGCAGCCCCCaaatcttctctcctctcctttcagaCATCCCTGGCTTCCCTGATCTAGGAAGTCCTGACTGATGGTCCAGCCCCTATCCCACTTATTTTAGCTAGGTCTTCCTGCGAGTCATAGCAGAGGTGAATCCATTCTGGAGGCCCTCAGACTATCTCTTCTCTCACAAGGCTCAGTCCCTGAGTCACTCTGATCCTTCTTCCTAATCTTTTTGCCATTTCCAAATTCTTTCAGGATGAAAAGGAAACTTGGAGAAGGTCAGCATAGACAGTTAATCCCACTGACCGCCTCCGAATCCAGTCTCCTCCCTCTCAGCCTGAATTATATCCTCCCCACTCCTATCCGTACTCAGATGGAGGATTTATTGTTCCCCCTTGATGGGCCATCCACATTCATATTAACCACTCAGTTAATTTTTACAGTAGTCCCATGGGTGGGGATTTTTATCCTCatcttacagctgaggaaacagactcagagagattaagtaacttgctcaagatcacacagccattCAGTGGGGGCACCAGATTGTCCAAAGTTGTCTGCCCTGTGGCCTCCTATCCAAAAGCCCACATGAGCAGGGCAGCGAGGGTGGGGAGGCTCACTCACCATATACATAGCAGCAGCTACAGGAAGGTAAAAGGAGTAGAAAGCCGTCTTGTACTTGACAATAGATTTGTACCTGAGTACAGGGAGAAGATAAACTCCTCAGAAGGATAAtgcccccgccccagccctccCTCACTGTCCAGATATGGTTCCCATTGTCCCTCACCTCTTTTCAGTGAATCTGCCAGGATCTACATTGCCCTGGGGGGCCGTGATGAGGTCCAGGGTCTGTCCGATCTCAGTCTGATAAGAACTCTAAGGAAGAGGAAAATGGCCCATGACCTGGGCTTTCTCCAGGGCTGGAGAACCCTGAAATCTTGGGCCCTACATCCCATACCAGTTGACACCTGGGCAGTCAGAAAGacagcaggagggagagaggggcccAAGACTCAAGGCCCATCCAGTCACACACACAGTCCCTTCCCACTCCTCAGTCACAGAGACACAAAAGCCCCTCTcgccaccaccaccctccccaatTCCCTTCCTCAATTATTTCCCCATCCAGGCAAACCGAGGTATCTCCTTTGTCCCGAAACAAGCTAGACGAGAATGTCCTACAGAGGCCAAGGctactgtgggcagcctctgggCACTGAGCCCTGGTCTGCAGCACACCTGCAGGAAGAGCTCGATCAGGTTCATATAATAGGGCTGCTCCCGGCAGTAGAACTTCAGCAGGCGGTAGACACATGCTTCCAGAAGGAAAGCATCATTGATTGCATCCAAACCTATGCCTGGCTGTCAAGGACACAGAAAAACAAGCAATCAGTCTTTGGCCTAGACTCATACCAAGAACCTGTAACTCTGAACACCTCCATAGGCTCCACGTGACCATCTCCCTGTGGCCTGTTCCCATGCCCACCGCTACCTTCCCGCCCACTTTACCTTCTGATACCAGCAGATCTGGCCCCGTCGGGTGAGGGAGGAATCCATGATGTCATCTGACACCACGAAGAAGGCTTGGAGCTAGGAGAACGAAACGTAGAGTAAGAGCCCCAGGGCTCCTTATTACTGTTCCTTCTACCAGCAACAGAGCTGCTGCTTTTGAGAATCACTGAGCTGGGAAGGAAGGTCAGGATGAGGAAGccgaggacttttttttttttttttttttttttgccacactatgtggcatgtggtatcttagttcgccaaccagggactgaacccgtgcccctgcactgggagcgcggagtcttaaccactgaaccaccagggaagtccaccaagGACTTTTCATCTGTGCTGTGGGACTTTGGAAAGTTACATGACTTCTTTGGCTCAGGCTTCCAAACTATAAAAAGGGACAAAAACTCCCTTGTTTTCAAAGTAAGAGACACAACAGATCTCTGACATCTCCAGACAAGCAGCCCTAGACAATCCCTGGTATCAGGGAGATGATGAAACATCTTCATATACTGTACTCTCTCGCCAAAAACTTCAGTGAATGCTTCAAGTAAGATTTCTTCATGCAATTTGACTTTACATGACTTCTGGAACAAAAAAGGCTGTTCCTGTGTCCTCCCCGGGCACTCTGCTTACCTACTCCAGTGaccaggaacaaaaccccacctCAGGGAGCTCATTTGGGAGTGCAGGTCTAATAGGATGGAACTGAAGTCTGACTTCTGGTAACTTTCACCCATGGGTCTTAAACATCATCAAAGGGCTTACTCTTCTGAGTGCCAGCCTACTTGAAGGTACCCAAACATGCTGGTTCCCCACAGGACTGTGAACTCCTTGGAGGCAGGGCAATGTGTTTGTCCCCCTGGCAttcccagagcccagcacagcaTGGTCCCATAGTGGGTGTGTCATAAATGTTTGTCtaagaaataaatgagagaatgaaGCACTGTAACGTCCCCCAGGATACTTCCTGCAGTCAGGCTACACATTCCGGCTCCTTCAAACAGCTTTTGAAGacatggtttttgttttctctggtttttttggctgcaccacgcggcttgcgggatcttagttccctgaccagggactgaacctgggccctcagcagtgaaagcgccgagtcctaaccactggaccgccaggaattcCCCGAAGATACAGTTTTTAAACCTTCACCCCACCCTGATCCCTGCATGTGCTGTAGTGGATCTGCATTGCTCACAGGAAGTGCCCAACACCACCCACCAGCTCATGTGTGGGCAGTGCAGAAAGGGTTATGGCGATTGCTGCTCTTGTGCCAGGCAAAGTCCCTGGGGAAGGAGGCATCCATCTGCACCTTGACCTCTGACTTCGCCCTGGGTTGGGACCTGGGTTTTCCACATTGGGGCCACACGTTTTATCTACAGTGTGTTTATTTGGAGTGGCATTGTTCCCCTGAAGCCACAGGTCTGCTGCCTCCCCTGAGTGATTACAAGGGCCATCTGGTTTCAACCAGCACCACTCAACCAAGATTGTCTCCAAAGGGCATTCATTCTGTGGCCTCCCTCAATCTTCTCTGCCCCCCAACTGCACTTTCTATTTGTTAGGAGAACTTTAAATCTATAGGGATGGTACCACAGTACCAGGTTGAGTTTTTTTAGTCCTCTTCCCAGGTATGTGCTATAGTGGGAAGTAACGGGAAATACACCACATTACCTATGTAGCATCCTTACCAAAATGTTTACCCTGATTATTTCCTCATGATATTAATCAGGCTGGATTGTGAGATACTCTACCAAATAACTGGCCTGgactttaaaaaaagtcaattgTGATAGAGGAAGTATTCTAAAGACTGGAGAAAAACTACCAAATGCAATACGTTACTCCTGCTTGGATCctagatgttaaaaaagaaaaaagaaaaaaaaacctatagtGGACAATTGGGGGGGAATTACAAGTATTTAAATATGGAATATACATTAGATAATATTTTAGTACCAATGTTAAATATCTTGGATGTTGCTATGATCTGAATGTGTCCcccaccaaaattcatatgttgaaatcctaaccttcaaagatgatggtattagaaggtggaccctttgggaggtgcttaggtcatgagagtggaagCCTCGTGAAAGGGATTAGTGCCGTTatgaaagagaccccacagagctcccttgccccttccacctgAGAACATAGCAAGGAGATGctggctatgaaccaggaagaaagcccTCAGCCGACCATGCTggggccttgatcttggacctcccagCTTTCAGAGCTGTGAgatataaacttctgttgtttataagttacccagtctgtggtattttgttatagcagcccagacAAAGATGTGATAACAGTATTGTGGTTACATAGGCAAATGTCCTCATTTTTAGGAAGtaaatgctgaaatagaaaaataagaggtTGAAGGAGATGAGGTAGAAGTGAAAGGAAGATAGAAGCAGAAATTCTAACAAAAATCATCCAAAACAATGGTGGACAGTTCAAATGGAATCTTGGGGAAGTGACAGCAGTACAGCTGCGTTTAAGAAaacacggggcgggggggggggacttccctggtgatgcagtggttaagaatccgcctgccaatgcaggggacacaggttcgagccctggtccaggaagatcccacatgccacggagcaactaagcccgtgcgccacaactactgagcctgtgctctagagcctgcgagccacaactactgagcccatgagcccatgtgccgcaactactgaagcccgtgcgcctagagaccatgctctgcagaaagagaagccaccgcagtgagaagcccgcacactgcaacaaagagcagcccctgctcgccgcaacgagaaagcccgcgcagcaacgaagacccaacgcagccaaaaattaattaattaattttttttaaaaaaaaaaaacatgggaatttcctggtcgtccagtggttaggactcggggctttcactgccagggcctgggggtcaatccgtggtcagggaactaagatcccgcaagctgcatggcacggccaaaagaaaaaaaaagaaaaagagaaaaacaccccCAGGTGCACCCAGTGCGGCTGAGGTTAACAGCAACCAATTCTACCAGGTGAGCTGTTGGCCCCTCGCGCTCTCACCTCCCTCTACCCCACAGCTctgcccctctcctcctgcccttccctccttGCCCACCCTCTGTGTTTATGGGCTCCTCGGCCCCTCCCGATCCCTAGAAGGGCACCAGGGGCCCTTCACCAGGGGCCTCGTCCTCAGTGAGGCCATCGTCCTTCTACCTCCTTGGAGGCAAATCCCTATTCTCCAGCCCCATCTCTCTTACAGGCTCCAGATTGGAATTTCCAACACCTGCAGGACAGACAGCTCCGCCCGATCTGCTCATACCGAGAATGCGGTGTGGCCGACTCTGAGCTCGTCACGTCCTCCCTCGGGCCAGCTGCTCCTCTCCGCAGGCCAGAATCACCTGTCATTCGCCAAGCCCTGAGCGTCTTCCCTCCTGGGCTCACTGGCCCCCTCCTCAGGGCCtagcaccaccccccccccaaacctGGTCCCCCTGTCGCTAATGAAGACTTTAGGCCAGGCCAGCAAACCATACACCTTCAAGGGCCAAGTGAGCTTGGAGACGGGAAGATGTGGGGATTGGAGCAAGATAAAGACAGACCCACACATGTCCTGTCTTGGGAAAGTGGCCTCAATTCAACTTCAGCCAACTGTCGCTACATGGGACTCTGGACCCAGATCTAGCAATTTTCCAA carries:
- the FDPS gene encoding farnesyl pyrophosphate synthase isoform X1 codes for the protein MLPLSRWLRSVGVFLLPAPCWVPRERWLGSLRRPSLVHGCPVLGAWHSARCWCQAWTEEPRAFYSSLRMNGDQKSDVYAQERQDFIQHFSQIVRVLTEEDIGHPETGDAIARLKEVLEYNAIGGKYHRGLTVLVAFRELVEPRKQDADSLRRALTVGWCVELLQAFFVVSDDIMDSSLTRRGQICWYQKPGIGLDAINDAFLLEACVYRLLKFYCREQPYYMNLIELFLQSSYQTEIGQTLDLITAPQGNVDPGRFTEKRYKSIVKYKTAFYSFYLPVAAAMYMAGIDGEKEHANAKKILLEMGEFFQIQDDYLDLFGDPSVTGKIGTDIQDNKCSWLVVQCLQRASPEQRQILQENYGQKEAEKVARVKALYEEMNLRAVFTQYEEHSYSRIMGLIEQYAAPLPPAIFLGLANKIYKRKK
- the FDPS gene encoding farnesyl pyrophosphate synthase isoform X2; the protein is MNGDQKSDVYAQERQDFIQHFSQIVRVLTEEDIGHPETGDAIARLKEVLEYNAIGGKYHRGLTVLVAFRELVEPRKQDADSLRRALTVGWCVELLQAFFVVSDDIMDSSLTRRGQICWYQKPGIGLDAINDAFLLEACVYRLLKFYCREQPYYMNLIELFLQSSYQTEIGQTLDLITAPQGNVDPGRFTEKRYKSIVKYKTAFYSFYLPVAAAMYMAGIDGEKEHANAKKILLEMGEFFQIQDDYLDLFGDPSVTGKIGTDIQDNKCSWLVVQCLQRASPEQRQILQENYGQKEAEKVARVKALYEEMNLRAVFTQYEEHSYSRIMGLIEQYAAPLPPAIFLGLANKIYKRKK